A stretch of the Glutamicibacter sp. JL.03c genome encodes the following:
- a CDS encoding c-type cytochrome encodes MKALSKKRRHPLAAVALLLFGLLITGSLYTAAGNISEAKAAETTAASQTDVDEGQKLFVANCATCHGMHAEGSDSGPSLIGVGAASVDFQVGTGRMPMQMQGPQAQVKPVQFDDKQISQLAAYVASLGAGPAIPDEEYLDTTKGDAAHGGTVFRVNCAMCHNAAAAGGALTRGKFAPTLTGVTEKHIYEAMATGPQNMPVFNDSNITPDEKRDVITFLKTIEANGSAGGAALGSLGPVAEGLFTWTAGLGIIIAFTIWLTSRPS; translated from the coding sequence GTGAAGGCTCTTTCGAAAAAGCGCCGCCACCCGCTCGCCGCTGTGGCCCTGCTTCTGTTTGGATTGCTGATTACCGGCAGTCTCTACACCGCAGCAGGAAACATCAGCGAAGCGAAGGCCGCTGAGACCACCGCAGCATCGCAGACCGATGTTGACGAAGGTCAGAAGCTTTTCGTCGCGAACTGCGCTACTTGCCACGGCATGCACGCTGAAGGTTCGGACTCCGGTCCTTCGCTGATTGGCGTTGGCGCCGCATCTGTTGACTTCCAGGTCGGTACCGGCCGTATGCCAATGCAGATGCAGGGCCCTCAGGCCCAGGTCAAGCCAGTTCAGTTCGACGACAAGCAGATCTCCCAGTTGGCTGCATATGTTGCCAGCCTGGGTGCAGGTCCAGCGATCCCGGATGAGGAATACCTCGACACCACCAAGGGCGATGCAGCTCACGGTGGAACCGTCTTCCGCGTGAACTGCGCAATGTGCCACAACGCGGCAGCAGCCGGTGGTGCTTTGACCCGAGGCAAGTTCGCTCCGACCTTGACCGGCGTAACCGAGAAGCACATCTACGAAGCGATGGCTACCGGCCCACAGAACATGCCAGTGTTCAACGACTCGAACATCACCCCAGATGAGAAGCGTGACGTGATCACCTTCCTGAAGACCATTGAAGCTAATGGTTCCGCTGGCGGTGCAGCCCTGGGCTCGCTGGGTCCAGTTGCTGAAGGCCTGTTCACCTGGACCGCAGGTCTGGGCATCATCATCGCCTTCACCATTTGGTTGACCTCGCGTCCTTCCTAA
- a CDS encoding ubiquinol-cytochrome c reductase iron-sulfur subunit, which yields MGDHSHGSPENSGTVAKADDVAQDRFPDPGLPPHRPRLADRDPRAAKRHERQVALLFTISIIGTLFFFVAYFVLGRLGEMSFAELRVQNAALGLGTAFAMLGIGVGIVHWAKTLMPDHELMEMRHEIRSEEDRQDAVEIVDTVLEESGIKRRPLIRNTLIGAIALAPIPAIFMFRDLDRTGKTANQMIDSLRHTMWDTGIRLTRDPSGTPIKASDVQIGSAFHVVPEGINETENPLNEKAKAVVLLMRMDPAEMNISEGREDWNVDGIVAYSKICTHVGCPIALYEQHTHHLLCPCHQSTFDLTQECKVIFGPAGHALPQLPITVDSEGYLVAQSDFHEPVGPAYWERG from the coding sequence ATGGGCGACCATAGTCACGGCAGTCCCGAAAACTCGGGCACCGTTGCTAAGGCTGACGATGTAGCTCAGGATCGTTTCCCCGATCCGGGCTTGCCACCCCATCGTCCGCGTCTCGCAGACCGCGATCCGCGCGCAGCCAAGCGACATGAGCGTCAAGTAGCGCTCCTATTTACCATCTCCATCATCGGCACGCTCTTCTTCTTCGTGGCCTACTTCGTCCTGGGCCGCCTGGGCGAGATGTCTTTCGCTGAACTGCGTGTGCAGAACGCTGCACTGGGCCTGGGCACCGCATTCGCGATGCTCGGTATCGGTGTAGGTATTGTTCACTGGGCAAAGACGCTGATGCCGGATCACGAGCTCATGGAAATGCGCCACGAGATCCGCTCGGAAGAAGACCGCCAGGATGCAGTCGAGATCGTAGATACCGTTCTTGAAGAATCCGGTATCAAGCGTCGTCCGCTGATCCGCAACACCCTGATCGGTGCCATCGCCTTGGCCCCGATTCCGGCAATCTTCATGTTCCGCGATCTGGATCGCACCGGTAAGACCGCGAACCAGATGATTGATTCCCTGCGCCACACCATGTGGGACACGGGCATCCGTTTGACCCGCGATCCATCCGGCACCCCGATCAAGGCTTCGGATGTCCAGATCGGCTCCGCTTTCCACGTTGTCCCAGAGGGCATCAACGAAACCGAGAACCCGCTGAACGAGAAGGCCAAGGCCGTTGTTCTGCTGATGCGTATGGATCCAGCAGAAATGAACATCTCCGAGGGCCGCGAAGACTGGAACGTCGACGGCATCGTCGCCTACTCCAAGATCTGCACCCACGTTGGTTGCCCGATCGCGCTGTACGAGCAGCACACGCACCACCTGCTGTGCCCTTGCCACCAGTCGACCTTCGACTTGACTCAGGAATGCAAGGTCATCTTCGGCCCAGCTGGTCACGCACTTCCACAGCTGCCAATTACCGTGGACTCCGAAGGCTACCTGGTCGCCCAGAGCGACTTCCATGAGCCTGTCGGCCCAGCCTATTGGGAGCGTGGTTAA
- a CDS encoding cytochrome b, whose translation MTTANEYQATTSTGRIANFVDSRVGASAIVKEFGRKIFPDHWSFMFGEVAMYTFVLLLLSGTFLTFFFDPSMAHVTYNGSYVPMKGLGMSTAMASTMDISFDVRGGLFMRQVHHWSALLFIASLSVHMLRVFFTGAFRRPRELNWVVGGVLLIMGLAAGFTGYSLPDDLLSGNGLRIIDGVMKALPIVGTYLSMFFFGGEFPGEHVIQRLYSLHIMIVPAVIILLIVVHLFMVVTHKHTQYPGPGRTNDNVVGFPVGPVYAAKAGGFFFIVFGIVAFIAGLFQINPIWNYGPYDPSPVSAGTQPDWYIGFVDGALRLMPGVLGNFSFEWNIPFPWGTNTLVLSVLLPALVPAGALFAVMFAWPWIERWVTKDNREHHLLDRPRNAPFRTAMGVAGVIFYSVMWAAASSDLIATHFHVALNDVTYWLRALFFLGPILGFWLTRRICLSLQRKDREIVLHGREAGIIQMSPEGGFTEKHEEVDVYKRYLLTNFEDRQYIPAEPDAAGHISGSEKRRAMISKFFFEDRVAPVTPSELEAAHAAHGHHEVEGDKQDSIEK comes from the coding sequence ATGACGACTGCTAACGAATACCAGGCAACGACCTCCACCGGTCGTATCGCCAACTTCGTGGATTCACGCGTTGGCGCTTCGGCCATTGTCAAGGAATTCGGTCGCAAGATCTTCCCTGACCACTGGTCCTTCATGTTCGGTGAAGTAGCGATGTACACCTTTGTGCTGTTGCTGCTCTCCGGTACCTTCCTGACCTTCTTCTTCGATCCATCGATGGCGCACGTGACCTACAACGGTTCGTACGTTCCGATGAAGGGTCTGGGCATGTCGACCGCCATGGCTTCGACCATGGACATCTCGTTCGACGTGCGCGGCGGCCTGTTCATGCGTCAGGTCCACCACTGGTCGGCACTGCTCTTCATTGCATCGCTGTCGGTTCACATGCTTCGTGTCTTCTTCACCGGTGCATTCCGTCGCCCACGTGAATTGAACTGGGTTGTCGGTGGCGTTCTGCTGATCATGGGTCTGGCTGCTGGCTTCACCGGCTACTCCCTGCCAGATGATCTGCTCTCCGGTAACGGCCTGCGCATTATCGACGGCGTCATGAAGGCACTGCCCATCGTCGGTACCTACCTCTCGATGTTCTTCTTCGGTGGCGAGTTCCCGGGCGAGCACGTAATCCAGCGGCTGTACTCGCTGCACATCATGATTGTGCCTGCAGTGATCATCCTGCTGATCGTTGTTCACCTGTTCATGGTTGTGACCCACAAGCACACCCAGTACCCAGGCCCAGGCCGCACCAACGACAATGTTGTTGGCTTCCCTGTCGGCCCGGTCTACGCGGCAAAGGCCGGTGGATTCTTCTTCATCGTCTTCGGCATCGTTGCTTTCATCGCAGGCCTGTTCCAGATCAACCCAATCTGGAACTACGGCCCGTACGACCCATCCCCTGTTTCGGCTGGTACCCAGCCGGACTGGTACATCGGATTCGTTGATGGCGCCCTGCGTTTGATGCCAGGTGTTCTTGGCAACTTCAGCTTCGAATGGAACATTCCATTCCCATGGGGCACCAACACTCTGGTTCTCTCGGTTCTGCTCCCAGCTCTGGTGCCTGCAGGCGCGCTGTTCGCGGTCATGTTCGCGTGGCCATGGATCGAGCGTTGGGTCACCAAGGACAACCGCGAGCATCACTTGCTCGATCGTCCGCGTAACGCTCCATTCCGTACCGCTATGGGTGTCGCCGGCGTGATCTTCTACAGCGTGATGTGGGCAGCTGCATCCTCTGACTTGATCGCGACGCACTTCCACGTGGCACTGAATGACGTCACTTACTGGTTGCGTGCGCTGTTCTTCCTCGGCCCAATCCTGGGCTTCTGGCTGACCCGCCGCATCTGCCTGTCGCTGCAGCGCAAGGATCGCGAGATCGTCCTGCACGGCCGCGAAGCCGGCATCATCCAGATGTCGCCAGAAGGCGGCTTCACCGAGAAGCACGAAGAGGTCGACGTTTACAAGCGCTACCTCTTGACCAACTTCGAGGATCGCCAGTACATCCCAGCAGAGCCTGACGCCGCTGGCCACATCTCCGGTTCGGAGAAGCGCCGCGCAATGATCTCGAAGTTCTTCTTCGAAGATCGCGTCGCCCCGGTAACCCCATCGGAACTGGAAGCAGCCCATGCTGCCCACGGTCACCATGAGGTCGAGGGTGACAAGCAGGACTCGATCGAGAAGTAA
- a CDS encoding GntR family transcriptional regulator, whose translation MRHAPQPKVEAYLDPASKQSKYRQIREILKTHAREACKPGYKLPPERELAEHFGVARKTIRQAIDALVDEQVLKRVVGIGTFVVPEKLDLRVRLHSYSEDMMRRGMVPDAHVLEFAEIKANANLALQLMVEEGTQVVQFKRLLLADGTPMSLDENYMPADLVPGFVDAEPPSKLYQALHERYGILLEWGEDQVESTAASKSQAHLLGVEPGFPLLQITRYAYIGERLADYSVSLYRSDRYKLFVPLQRVGTRTPRYTEAF comes from the coding sequence ATGCGCCACGCACCCCAGCCAAAGGTCGAGGCGTACCTTGATCCAGCGAGCAAGCAAAGCAAGTACCGGCAGATCCGTGAGATCCTCAAAACCCACGCCCGAGAAGCCTGCAAACCTGGCTACAAGCTCCCGCCAGAACGAGAACTCGCCGAACATTTCGGGGTGGCCCGCAAAACCATCCGTCAGGCAATTGACGCGCTGGTCGACGAACAGGTGCTCAAGCGGGTAGTCGGCATCGGCACTTTCGTGGTCCCCGAGAAACTCGACTTGCGGGTCAGGCTGCATTCCTACTCCGAGGACATGATGCGCCGTGGCATGGTTCCGGACGCGCACGTTCTGGAGTTTGCCGAGATCAAGGCCAATGCTAACCTCGCCCTGCAGCTCATGGTGGAGGAGGGGACGCAAGTAGTGCAGTTCAAACGCCTGCTGCTGGCCGATGGAACCCCGATGAGCTTGGATGAGAACTACATGCCGGCAGATCTGGTCCCCGGCTTCGTAGACGCGGAACCACCGTCCAAGCTCTACCAAGCCCTACACGAGCGCTATGGCATACTTCTGGAGTGGGGCGAGGATCAGGTCGAAAGCACGGCCGCAAGCAAGAGCCAGGCCCATTTACTGGGCGTTGAACCAGGGTTCCCGTTGCTACAGATCACGCGCTACGCCTATATCGGCGAACGGCTGGCCGACTACTCGGTCTCGCTCTACCGCTCGGACCGCTACAAGCTCTTTGTCCCGCTGCAACGTGTTGGCACTCGTACGCCGCGCTACACAGAGGCGTTTTAG
- a CDS encoding cytochrome c oxidase subunit 4, producing the protein MKIESWIFLGGVFFFAPIAVIYGYMTNWSEWVGFLALLMLVGLSAMVGWYLLFTAKRIGPRPEDRVDGEIHENAGDIGMFSPWSWWPLVLAGSAAIAFLGIAVGWWVFYIGAGLSVVGLVGWVYEYSRGDHAH; encoded by the coding sequence ATGAAAATTGAATCCTGGATCTTCCTCGGTGGCGTCTTCTTCTTCGCCCCTATCGCCGTGATCTACGGTTACATGACCAACTGGAGCGAATGGGTTGGCTTCCTGGCATTGCTGATGCTGGTAGGCCTGTCCGCAATGGTTGGCTGGTACTTGCTGTTCACCGCCAAGCGGATCGGCCCTCGCCCAGAGGACCGTGTTGACGGTGAAATCCACGAGAACGCCGGCGACATCGGAATGTTCTCGCCATGGAGCTGGTGGCCACTGGTACTGGCCGGCTCCGCTGCAATCGCTTTCCTGGGCATTGCAGTTGGCTGGTGGGTCTTCTACATCGGAGCAGGACTTTCCGTTGTAGGCCTGGTTGGCTGGGTTTACGAATACAGCCGTGGAGACCACGCACACTAA
- the ctaD gene encoding cytochrome c oxidase subunit I, whose translation MTTFEYATDDVKSIAPAVVPKSKGRLFVDYITSTDHKKIGYMYLITSFVMFCIGGVMALLIRAELFEPGMQILQTKEQYNQLFTMHGTVMLLMFATPLFAGFANVMMPLQIGSPDVAFPRLNALAFWFFAMGSVIALAGYLTPQGAASFGWFAYAPLSNTTFSPGVGGDLWVFGLALSGFGTILGAVNFITTIICLRAPGMTMWRMSIFSWNTLITSLLVLMAFPPLAAALFALGADRRFGAHIFDPENGGAVLWQHLFWFFGHPEVYIIALPFFGIVSEIFPVFSRKPIFGYKGLVFATISIAALSVSVWAHHMYVTGSVMLPFFGFMTMLIAVPTGVKFFNWIGTLWRGSITFETPMLWSIGFMITFLFGGLTGIILSAPALDFHVSDSYFVVAHFHYVVFGTVVFAMFAGFYFWWPKWTGKMLNERLGKIHFWMLFTGFHGTFLIQHWLGVMGMPRRYADYMPEDGFTTMNQVSTVFAFILGASMIPFFWNVWTTFRYGKKVEVDDPWGFGASLEWATSCPPPRHNFHSIPRIRSERPALDLHHPELSGRVTPESPVAKIFGPADQKDL comes from the coding sequence ATGACTACGTTTGAATACGCAACTGACGACGTCAAGTCGATTGCCCCAGCCGTGGTGCCGAAGTCGAAGGGTCGCCTTTTCGTCGACTACATCACTTCGACCGACCACAAGAAGATCGGGTACATGTACCTGATCACTTCGTTCGTCATGTTCTGCATTGGTGGCGTCATGGCGCTGCTGATACGTGCAGAGCTGTTCGAACCAGGTATGCAGATCCTGCAGACCAAGGAACAGTACAACCAGCTGTTCACTATGCACGGCACCGTCATGCTGCTGATGTTCGCAACCCCGCTCTTCGCTGGCTTCGCAAACGTCATGATGCCATTGCAGATCGGCTCCCCGGATGTGGCCTTCCCACGTCTGAACGCGCTGGCTTTCTGGTTCTTCGCCATGGGCTCCGTTATCGCTCTGGCCGGCTACCTCACCCCGCAGGGTGCAGCTAGCTTCGGTTGGTTCGCATACGCTCCGCTGTCGAACACCACCTTCTCGCCAGGTGTCGGTGGAGACCTCTGGGTCTTCGGTCTGGCACTGTCGGGCTTCGGTACCATTCTGGGTGCCGTTAACTTCATCACCACGATCATCTGCCTGCGTGCCCCTGGCATGACCATGTGGCGCATGTCGATCTTCTCGTGGAACACCTTGATCACCTCGTTGCTGGTCCTGATGGCTTTCCCGCCGCTGGCAGCTGCGCTGTTCGCACTGGGTGCTGATCGCCGCTTTGGTGCACACATCTTCGACCCGGAGAACGGTGGTGCCGTCCTGTGGCAGCACCTGTTCTGGTTCTTCGGACACCCTGAGGTTTACATCATCGCGCTGCCGTTCTTCGGTATCGTCTCGGAGATCTTCCCGGTCTTCAGCCGCAAGCCGATCTTCGGCTACAAGGGTCTGGTCTTCGCGACCATCTCGATCGCTGCGCTGTCGGTATCCGTGTGGGCTCACCACATGTACGTCACCGGCTCGGTCATGCTCCCGTTCTTCGGCTTCATGACCATGCTGATCGCAGTGCCAACCGGTGTGAAGTTCTTCAACTGGATCGGTACCCTGTGGCGCGGCTCGATTACCTTCGAAACCCCAATGCTGTGGAGCATCGGCTTCATGATCACCTTCTTGTTCGGTGGTTTGACCGGTATTATCCTCTCCGCTCCTGCACTGGACTTCCACGTATCTGACTCCTACTTCGTGGTGGCACACTTCCACTACGTGGTCTTCGGTACCGTGGTATTCGCCATGTTCGCCGGCTTCTACTTCTGGTGGCCAAAATGGACCGGCAAGATGCTCAACGAGCGTCTGGGCAAGATCCACTTCTGGATGCTGTTCACCGGCTTCCACGGAACGTTCCTGATCCAGCACTGGCTGGGCGTCATGGGTATGCCACGTCGTTACGCCGACTACATGCCTGAAGATGGCTTCACCACCATGAACCAGGTTTCGACCGTCTTCGCGTTCATCTTGGGCGCATCGATGATTCCGTTCTTCTGGAACGTATGGACCACCTTCCGCTACGGCAAGAAGGTTGAAGTTGATGATCCATGGGGCTTCGGCGCCTCGCTGGAATGGGCTACCTCTTGCCCGCCACCACGCCACAACTTCCACTCGATTCCTCGCATCCGTTCGGAGCGTCCAGCTTTGGATCTGCACCACCCGGAACTGAGCGGTCGCGTTACCCCAGAATCTCCGGTTGCAAAGATCTTTGGCCCTGCTGATCAGAAGGACCTGTAA
- the coxB gene encoding cytochrome c oxidase subunit II: MKTTFCTNKEEGPSVSSQDRTGSRGSAKAKVLALVGTGALLLTGCSAEAKRGWLPNVERDTTNHTAAIQDFWVHSWIAVVVIGILTWGLMLWCIIAYRRRKTDTGYPRQLSYNMPLEIFYTAIPLVLVLVFFSFNNTLEKSINKPVDSEVVVDVRAKQWSWDFNYTYQGTEKHFAGTQAHLHTDGSEGAREELPTLYLPAGKSVQLDLNSRDVIHSFWVPAFLQKLDMIPGKTNHIYLTPQVEGSYDGKCAELCGEYHSEMLFNVKVVSDAEFKAQLAKMDDGHIGEEYDRQPDTVNGVVVEHGEGE, translated from the coding sequence ATGAAGACCACATTCTGCACCAACAAAGAGGAAGGGCCGTCTGTGAGTTCGCAAGACCGAACCGGCAGTCGCGGGTCTGCTAAAGCCAAAGTTCTGGCTTTAGTCGGCACTGGCGCGCTGCTGTTGACGGGATGTTCAGCGGAGGCTAAACGCGGTTGGCTCCCAAACGTGGAGCGTGACACCACTAACCACACTGCTGCAATCCAGGATTTCTGGGTTCACTCGTGGATCGCCGTGGTTGTCATCGGTATTTTGACTTGGGGCTTGATGCTTTGGTGCATCATCGCCTACCGTCGCCGCAAGACCGACACCGGTTACCCACGCCAGCTGAGCTACAACATGCCATTGGAGATCTTCTACACGGCCATTCCTTTGGTCCTTGTTCTAGTCTTCTTTAGCTTCAACAACACCCTGGAAAAGAGCATCAACAAGCCTGTTGATTCCGAGGTCGTAGTAGACGTTCGAGCCAAGCAGTGGTCTTGGGACTTCAACTACACCTACCAGGGCACTGAGAAGCATTTCGCCGGCACCCAGGCCCACTTGCACACCGATGGCTCGGAAGGCGCTCGCGAAGAACTGCCTACCTTGTACTTGCCAGCAGGCAAGTCGGTACAGCTGGATCTGAACAGCCGCGATGTCATCCACTCGTTCTGGGTCCCAGCCTTCTTGCAGAAGCTGGACATGATCCCGGGCAAGACCAACCACATCTACCTGACTCCCCAGGTTGAAGGTAGCTATGACGGAAAGTGCGCCGAGCTTTGCGGCGAGTACCACTCCGAAATGCTCTTCAACGTGAAGGTCGTCAGCGACGCAGAGTTCAAGGCTCAGCTCGCCAAGATGGACGATGGACACATCGGCGAAGAATACGACCGCCAGCCGGACACGGTTAACGGTGTAGTAGTAGAGCACGGGGAAGGAGAGTAA
- a CDS encoding HesB/IscA family protein — MTAAVEQTKGDPSELPTHEVNISDVAAEKVRSLLEQEGRDDLRLRIAVQPGGCSGLIYQLYFDERMLEGDAVRNFDGVEVIVDKMSVPYLAGASIDFEDTISKQGFTIDNPSASGSCACGDSFH, encoded by the coding sequence ATGACTGCAGCTGTTGAGCAAACCAAGGGTGACCCAAGCGAGTTGCCAACCCACGAGGTAAACATTTCCGATGTGGCCGCCGAAAAGGTGCGTTCGCTGTTGGAACAGGAAGGTCGCGACGACTTGCGTCTGCGCATCGCCGTGCAGCCAGGCGGTTGCTCGGGCCTGATTTACCAGCTTTATTTCGATGAGCGCATGCTCGAGGGAGACGCTGTTCGGAACTTCGACGGCGTAGAGGTCATCGTCGACAAGATGAGCGTTCCTTACCTTGCTGGCGCTTCGATCGACTTCGAAGACACCATTTCGAAGCAGGGCTTCACCATCGACAACCCTTCGGCTTCCGGCTCCTGCGCCTGCGGAGATTCCTTCCACTAG
- a CDS encoding dipeptidase, with translation MSTNSLFDAAKNGVDISALKGHIDANFERILEELKALVAIPSIAWESFDPQNLEKSAQAVAELAKNAGMESVDILREPAENGAMGAPAVVARRKAAPGKPTVLLYAHHDVQPPGNAEDWNTPVFEATQIGERLFGRGAADDKAGIMVHIAALRAVLDLVSDFGVGVTYFFEGEEEAGSPSFRNFLEAHQDKLAADVIVVADSSNWAVGTPALTSSLRGMCAAEITVRSLKHAVHSGMFGGPVLDSPLLAAKLISTFHNEDGSVAIKGLVASDSAEVDFDEAQFRNDSGVLDSFNLAGTGKITDRLWNKPALSVIGMDIPNVDQSSNTLIPRTRFKVSMRLAPGQDPAKALQALEEHVNGVDLRGAKVDFRATEAGNAYKANLDASANDAARWALEQAWGVAPVNMGLGGSIPFIADLLEVFPQAQILVTGVEDPDSRAHSANESLHLGDFKHAIEAEALLLARFNAEGL, from the coding sequence ATGAGCACAAATTCACTCTTCGACGCCGCCAAGAATGGCGTCGATATTTCAGCACTCAAGGGCCATATCGATGCGAACTTCGAGCGGATCCTCGAAGAACTCAAGGCCTTAGTCGCCATCCCAAGCATCGCCTGGGAATCCTTCGACCCGCAGAATCTTGAGAAGTCAGCCCAAGCCGTAGCTGAACTCGCCAAGAATGCCGGCATGGAAAGCGTTGATATCCTGCGCGAGCCAGCAGAAAACGGCGCAATGGGCGCGCCCGCCGTCGTGGCCCGCCGCAAGGCTGCCCCTGGCAAGCCGACCGTACTCTTGTACGCACACCACGACGTACAGCCTCCGGGCAATGCCGAGGATTGGAACACCCCAGTTTTCGAGGCAACACAAATCGGCGAGCGACTCTTTGGCCGAGGCGCGGCAGACGACAAAGCTGGAATCATGGTTCACATTGCCGCATTGCGCGCCGTCTTGGATCTTGTCTCGGACTTCGGGGTCGGCGTCACTTACTTCTTCGAGGGGGAGGAGGAAGCAGGATCACCGTCATTCCGCAACTTCCTCGAAGCGCATCAGGACAAGCTTGCTGCCGATGTCATCGTTGTCGCTGATTCCAGCAACTGGGCCGTTGGCACCCCAGCGCTGACCAGCTCGCTCCGTGGCATGTGCGCGGCGGAAATCACTGTTCGCTCGCTGAAGCATGCGGTCCATTCGGGAATGTTCGGCGGCCCGGTCCTGGATTCCCCCTTGCTTGCAGCAAAGCTCATATCGACATTCCACAATGAGGATGGCTCTGTTGCCATCAAGGGCCTTGTTGCCAGTGATTCCGCCGAAGTCGACTTCGACGAGGCCCAATTCCGCAATGATTCCGGGGTCCTTGATTCCTTCAACTTGGCGGGAACCGGGAAAATCACCGATCGCTTATGGAATAAACCAGCTCTGAGCGTCATTGGAATGGATATCCCTAACGTTGACCAGTCGTCGAATACCCTGATTCCTCGAACGAGATTCAAGGTTTCGATGCGGCTAGCACCGGGACAGGATCCGGCCAAGGCACTGCAAGCGCTGGAGGAGCATGTGAATGGAGTGGATCTGCGCGGTGCGAAGGTAGATTTCCGGGCCACCGAAGCTGGAAATGCCTACAAGGCCAATTTGGATGCTTCGGCGAACGACGCCGCACGCTGGGCACTTGAACAGGCCTGGGGAGTTGCACCAGTGAATATGGGGCTGGGTGGGTCGATTCCATTCATCGCTGACTTGCTGGAGGTCTTCCCACAAGCTCAGATCCTTGTGACCGGTGTTGAAGATCCAGATTCACGAGCCCACTCAGCCAATGAATCGTTGCATCTGGGCGACTTCAAGCATGCAATTGAAGCTGAGGCGCTGTTGCTGGCCAGGTTCAACGCCGAAGGACTATGA
- a CDS encoding DUF3043 domain-containing protein: MFGRKKDEPQSPVNVQPVEQASESSDGRKSGPTPKRSAQQANRQRPLVPTDRKAAKEAERQQRIEAQNRLRIANETGDERYLMPRDKGEQKRYTRNFIDARWMFGEFMMFIILAFLVVSLVFQKNLQVQVFVQLALWVVIALIILEAIFTSIVLKRRLVAKFGHMERGVRMYAAMRGMQFRKLRLPKPQVARGAKID, encoded by the coding sequence GTGTTTGGACGTAAGAAGGATGAACCTCAATCCCCCGTAAATGTACAGCCCGTAGAGCAGGCATCGGAATCATCCGACGGCCGCAAGTCGGGGCCAACGCCCAAGCGCAGTGCGCAGCAGGCGAACCGTCAGCGACCCCTGGTTCCGACGGATCGGAAGGCAGCCAAGGAGGCCGAGCGCCAGCAGCGCATTGAAGCTCAGAATCGCCTGCGCATTGCCAATGAAACCGGTGACGAACGCTACCTGATGCCACGCGATAAGGGTGAGCAGAAGCGCTACACCCGCAATTTCATCGATGCTCGTTGGATGTTCGGCGAGTTCATGATGTTCATCATCTTGGCCTTCCTCGTGGTCTCGCTGGTCTTCCAGAAGAACCTGCAGGTTCAGGTGTTCGTCCAGCTGGCATTGTGGGTCGTGATTGCCTTGATCATCCTCGAAGCCATCTTCACGTCGATCGTGTTGAAGCGTCGCTTGGTGGCCAAATTCGGTCATATGGAGCGTGGTGTTCGCATGTATGCGGCGATGCGTGGCATGCAGTTCCGCAAGCTGCGCTTGCCAAAGCCGCAGGTTGCGCGCGGAGCGAAGATCGACTGA